Proteins co-encoded in one Xiphophorus couchianus chromosome 3, X_couchianus-1.0, whole genome shotgun sequence genomic window:
- the LOC114141958 gene encoding meiotic recombination protein REC8 homolog — protein sequence MFYYPAVLNRRSGCFSTIWLVATKGIKVPRRDFLRVNVKRTCDDIMNYVLEQVAPPQPGLPRPRFSLYLSSQLQYGVILVYHRQCTIFLEELQSILGQLLKQRSSGKTDLSGHSKSAAVLPDALFLMEDTEGAPDPLFGAMLLQDMMPSPTQLMQMNWETLRESSPELHERSSSATSSSPHPENGISASLESITLSEPVPDAAPAAEFDEEDFTDYLPETVDLLLDQPDHFQEGGLEPTQEEVREEEREKTKEMTPSITDLQPPTVSSEGPELLPLEEPGPSEETPLMPRDQVTPVSAPGVPSPPSAARRRHRSPELEEVQPEVKKRRRRRRRQLVFFDPETQLSETEQQQQIEEPLTETRALVVAPPPSHRVIPAAELLSNPCCFLPEEILSLWRRAAIITPLSGPDLQVGDRGPESTDSEREREREAMQEAAAEEQRADEISTEVQRGMEESEMMRISAHDAPSLEGSDQREASRDISPLYTSEREGSTVSTALQDIPEAVDERIEELPVESPRLLPELVDFENEPVLFQSVLPSGANRRTVSCIFQRLLENLSSNRISAEQEEPYGDIVILPGPRYEELDLPL from the exons CACCTCAACCCGGCCTGCCGCGACCCCGCTTCTCCCTCTACCTCTCCTCACAGCTGCAGTACGGCGTCATCCTGGTCTACCACCGGCAGTGCACCATCTTTCTGG AGGAACTCCAGTCCATTCTGGGCCAGCTGTTGAAACAAAGAAGCTCAGGGAAAACGGATCTTTCCGGCCACAGCAA GTCAGCTGCAGTTCTGCCTGATGCCCTGTTTCTCATGGAGGACACAGAAGGTGCTCCGGATCCTTTATTTGGAGCGATGCTCCTCCAGGACATGATGCCCAGCCCGACGCAGCTGATGCAG ATGAATTGGGAAACTCTGCGAGAATCCTCTCCTGAGCTTCATGAACGGAGCAGCTCAGCTACATCTTCTTCTCCACATCCGGAAAATG GCATCTCCGCTTCCCTTGAATCCATCACTCTGAGTGAGCCGGTACCCGACGCTGCCCCTGCCGCAGAG TTTGATGAGGAAGACTTCACTGATTATCTTCCAGAAACTGTTGATTTACTCCTGGACCAACCGGATCACTTTCAAGAAG GAGGTTTGGAGCCAACACAAGAAGAggtgagagaggaggagagagagaagacgAAGGAAATGACTCCGTCCATCACAGA CCTGCAGCCGCCCACCGTCTCCAGCGAGGGCCCCGAGCTGCTGCCTCTGGAGGAGCCGGGCCCCTCTGAGGAAACCCCCTTAATGCCCAGAGACCAGGTCACCCCAGTGTCAGCGCCCGGCGTCCCCTCACCGCCGTCTGCAGCGCGGCGACGACACAGGAGCCCCGAGTTAGAG GAGGTCCAACCGGAGgtgaaaaagaggaggaggaggaggaggaggcagctgGTGTTCTTCGATCCGGAGACGCAGCTCTCGGAGacggagcagcagcagcagattgaGGAGCCTCTGACTGAGACCAGAGCGCTGGTCGTCGCCCCGCCTCCTTCTCACCGGGTCATTCCTGCCGCCGAGCTGCTCAGCAATCCCTGCTGCT TTTTGCCTGAGGAGATTCTGTCTCTGTGGAGACGGGCGGCGATCATAACGCCGCTGTCGGGGCCTGACCTGCAGGTCGGGGACAGGGGGCCCGAGTCCACCGACTCGGAGCGCGAGCGAGAACGGGAGGCGATGCAGGAGGCGGCAGCAGAGGAGCAGAGAGCCGATGAGATTTCCACAGAG GTCCAGAGAGGAATGGAGGAATCTGAGATGATGAGAATTTCAG cTCACGACGCTCCGTCTCTGGAGGGATCGGACCAGCGGGAGGCGTCTCGAGACATTTCTCCTCTGTACACGTCTGAGAGAGAAGG GTCCACCGTCTCCACGGCGCTGCAGGACATCCCGGAGGCGGTGGACGAGAGGATTGAAGAGTTGCCAGTAGAATCCCCTCG GTTGCTGCCGGAGTTGGTGGACTTTGAAAACGAGCCGGTGCTTTTTCAGTCGGTTTTACCATCTGGAGCCAACCGCAGAACAGTCAGCTGCATTTTTCAGAGGCTGCTGG agaatTTATCATCCAACAGGATTTCTGCTGAGCAGGAAGAGCCGTATGGAGACATCGTGATCCTCCCCGGACCCAGATATGAAGAACTGGATCTGCCGTTATAA